A single window of [Clostridium] hylemonae DSM 15053 DNA harbors:
- a CDS encoding PHP domain-containing protein: MKTNKMVLKTGPEEAACDLHVHTACSDGSASVEYVLDYAKRAGLRYIAVTDHDTFAGSRKARAAAGPGGPEVIPGAEISARDDKRGRNVHMLCYCPKDEDGLQRFMDGTLKKRRQQKLQMAWKISRLYPGFTVEAVEQQAAESESIYECHIMQVLCDLGYTNTAIGPLMEELISSRGSCYVPNSYPSARAAAEAIRDAGGIAVVAHPEQFDSFALVEELAQSGLIQGVEVWHPRNSEAARTRLRQLARQYDLAETGGSDYHGQYAKTPNPLAKCTCTPQQAEKLKERAG, translated from the coding sequence ATGAAAACGAATAAGATGGTATTAAAAACCGGACCGGAAGAAGCGGCGTGCGACCTTCACGTGCACACGGCATGTTCCGACGGTTCCGCCTCTGTGGAGTATGTGCTGGACTATGCGAAGCGGGCAGGCCTCCGGTACATTGCGGTGACGGATCACGATACATTTGCAGGTTCCCGGAAAGCAAGGGCAGCCGCAGGGCCGGGAGGGCCGGAGGTCATTCCGGGTGCTGAGATATCGGCCCGGGACGATAAGAGGGGCAGAAATGTGCACATGCTCTGTTACTGTCCAAAAGATGAGGACGGCCTGCAGCGCTTTATGGACGGCACACTGAAGAAGAGACGGCAGCAGAAGCTTCAGATGGCCTGGAAGATCAGCAGGCTGTATCCCGGATTCACCGTGGAGGCGGTGGAACAGCAGGCGGCGGAGAGCGAATCGATCTACGAGTGCCATATCATGCAGGTGCTCTGTGATCTCGGATATACGAACACTGCCATCGGACCGCTCATGGAGGAACTCATATCTTCCCGGGGAAGCTGTTACGTGCCAAACAGCTATCCGTCAGCCAGAGCGGCGGCAGAGGCCATAAGAGACGCAGGCGGGATCGCGGTCGTCGCCCATCCCGAACAGTTCGATTCCTTTGCGCTTGTAGAAGAATTGGCGCAAAGCGGCCTCATACAAGGAGTAGAAGTCTGGCACCCAAGAAACTCCGAAGCCGCCAGAACAAGACTCAGACAACTCGCCAGGCAATACGATCTCGCAGAGACCGGCGGAAGCGATTACCACGGCCAATACGCCAAAACCCCCAACCCCCTCGCCAAATGCACCTGCACCCCGCAGCAGGCAGAAAAACTAAAAGAACGCGCAGGCTAA
- a CDS encoding rhamnulokinase, translated as MNILAFDLGASGGKLFLASIDGGKASIENIHRFDNVSYQINDCLYWDIINIYKEMNTGIKKAVELTGDSIDSFAIDSFSNDFAFIDDKGALLTPVRCYRDKRTQRHAEKIYGRLSREELYRLSGNQNALFNTYMQLAAMCEDGHDYILKNAYKMLFIPDLLINFLTGKTISEYTLSSVSQLYDFKKDDWCQEILDSYSIPRSLFGTLTKPGTLLGRTQDSYNKYMETKGFPVSVVCEHDTASAYLSSPLTSDCALISCGTWALIGTELDSCVITPEGYRVNLANEGGYEGHHRLLRNVMSSWFIQETKRYYKEHGKDYSFEELGSLAEAAEPFAYLFDPDEDLFYEPGNMPVKIQQFCMEHYGSRPESTGEIIRCIYESLAMKFRWTIEQLERISGRSLPVINMMGGGAKASMLCQFTANAASRKVIAGPDEATAIGNITVQLISTGAAQTLDEAKEIMRSSYETKEYIPRDTDQWNLKYREFLKLLK; from the coding sequence TTGAACATACTGGCTTTTGACCTGGGTGCAAGCGGAGGAAAGCTCTTTCTTGCGTCCATCGACGGCGGCAAAGCTTCCATAGAAAATATACACAGGTTTGACAACGTATCCTATCAGATCAACGACTGTCTTTACTGGGACATCATCAATATATATAAAGAAATGAACACAGGGATCAAAAAGGCGGTCGAACTGACCGGAGACAGCATTGATTCTTTTGCCATCGATTCCTTCTCCAACGACTTTGCATTTATCGATGACAAGGGCGCACTGCTCACACCGGTGCGCTGTTACAGGGATAAGCGCACGCAGCGCCACGCCGAAAAGATCTACGGGCGCCTCTCCAGGGAGGAGCTCTACCGGTTAAGCGGCAACCAGAACGCGCTCTTCAACACTTACATGCAGCTCGCCGCCATGTGTGAGGACGGGCATGACTACATATTAAAGAACGCGTACAAGATGCTTTTTATTCCGGACCTGCTCATCAATTTTCTGACCGGAAAGACAATATCGGAATATACACTTTCCTCGGTCAGCCAGCTGTATGATTTTAAAAAGGACGACTGGTGCCAGGAAATACTCGACAGCTATTCCATTCCGCGCAGCCTGTTCGGCACCCTGACAAAACCGGGCACTCTGCTCGGGCGCACACAGGACAGCTACAATAAATATATGGAGACGAAAGGCTTCCCCGTGTCTGTCGTGTGTGAACACGATACGGCCTCGGCCTACCTCTCCTCTCCGCTCACATCAGACTGTGCCCTCATAAGCTGCGGCACCTGGGCGCTCATAGGGACTGAGCTGGACTCCTGTGTCATCACACCGGAAGGCTACCGGGTGAACCTGGCCAATGAGGGCGGTTATGAGGGCCATCACCGCCTGCTCCGCAACGTGATGAGTTCCTGGTTCATCCAGGAGACGAAACGGTACTATAAAGAACACGGAAAAGACTATTCCTTTGAAGAACTCGGAAGTCTCGCCGAAGCCGCCGAACCGTTCGCCTACCTCTTTGACCCGGACGAAGACCTGTTCTACGAACCGGGCAACATGCCGGTAAAGATCCAGCAGTTCTGCATGGAACACTACGGCTCCCGGCCGGAATCTACAGGGGAGATCATCCGCTGCATCTATGAAAGTCTTGCGATGAAGTTTCGCTGGACGATCGAACAGCTGGAGCGCATATCCGGCAGATCACTTCCCGTCATCAATATGATGGGGGGAGGCGCCAAGGCGTCCATGCTCTGCCAGTTCACTGCCAACGCGGCCAGCCGCAAGGTGATCGCCGGTCCGGATGAGGCAACCGCCATAGGCAACATCACAGTGCAGCTCATCTCCACAGGGGCCGCGCAGACACTGGACGAGGCAAAGGAGATCATGCGTTCATCTTATGAGACAAAGGAATATATTCCCCGTGATACGGACCAGTGGAACTTAAAGTACAGGGAATTTTTGAAACTGTTGAAATAA
- a CDS encoding sensor domain-containing diguanylate cyclase, protein MENNGKRKDGSLSYLKYVLIIAALLAAMIAAVVLYYMDMNTKLLSEAHRNLKTENEYKEQYFSQFISSRMNWYRTVAAFCDVPEGSGAENWHVILKEYSSDDMRFGIADAHGRIYFGENQSADISGRDYYKKVMQGEEVISDVLTDSWDGQESVLMAVPIWKDGHVCGAVCAEYTTQNLGLALNTSTTEKAGATLVFDRTGKVVASYKGMEDFSTIYDMLETMQYKDGNAVEKLKKEAASGDSGYMTYYNNDKVRLFYYQPSEYNGWTICSLVVTDAEEKVLQELKATSLWMLAGVVAAVVLILLTSISGIRHVEKRVKKMQRDFLTGCYNRVTGKRIVEKGLHVDQNRLFGACLFIDVDNFKGINDTYGHDEGDRILIKVGQILMGNMRESDVVIRFGGDEFVIWMYRVDNVKVAEDAAGRILKAAYDETGISLSIGIAMAEPGEKNYDTVMKRADEALYRAKAKGKNQYAVYSEDTRSSSTSSTESVT, encoded by the coding sequence ATGGAAAATAACGGAAAAAGAAAAGACGGGAGCCTGTCTTATCTGAAATATGTACTGATCATTGCCGCGCTGCTGGCGGCAATGATCGCGGCGGTCGTATTGTATTATATGGACATGAATACAAAGCTTTTGTCGGAGGCCCACAGGAATTTAAAGACAGAAAACGAATATAAAGAACAATATTTTTCGCAGTTTATAAGCAGCCGGATGAACTGGTACAGGACAGTGGCGGCGTTCTGCGACGTTCCGGAGGGGTCGGGGGCGGAAAACTGGCATGTTATTTTAAAGGAATACAGTTCTGACGATATGCGGTTTGGCATAGCGGATGCGCACGGAAGGATTTATTTCGGAGAGAACCAGTCGGCAGATATCAGCGGACGGGACTACTATAAGAAAGTCATGCAGGGGGAGGAAGTCATCTCCGACGTCCTGACCGACAGCTGGGACGGGCAGGAGAGTGTCCTGATGGCCGTGCCTATCTGGAAGGACGGACACGTATGCGGCGCGGTCTGCGCGGAATATACGACGCAGAATCTCGGGCTGGCTCTGAATACGTCGACCACAGAGAAAGCCGGCGCCACTCTCGTGTTCGACAGGACAGGAAAGGTAGTTGCGTCCTATAAGGGGATGGAGGATTTTTCTACGATATATGACATGCTGGAGACAATGCAGTATAAGGACGGGAATGCAGTTGAGAAGCTGAAGAAGGAAGCCGCTTCCGGCGACTCGGGTTATATGACCTATTATAACAATGACAAGGTGCGTCTGTTTTATTACCAGCCTTCGGAGTATAACGGGTGGACGATCTGTTCTCTTGTCGTCACGGATGCGGAGGAAAAGGTGCTTCAGGAGCTTAAAGCGACTTCGCTCTGGATGCTGGCCGGTGTAGTGGCCGCCGTGGTGCTCATACTCTTGACGAGCATAAGCGGGATCCGTCATGTGGAGAAGCGGGTAAAGAAGATGCAGAGAGATTTTCTGACAGGCTGTTATAACCGGGTGACGGGAAAGCGTATCGTGGAGAAGGGGCTTCATGTGGATCAGAACAGGCTGTTTGGCGCCTGTCTGTTTATCGATGTGGACAATTTCAAAGGAATCAATGATACATATGGGCACGATGAGGGCGACCGCATCCTCATTAAAGTCGGACAGATCCTCATGGGAAATATGCGGGAGAGCGATGTTGTGATCCGGTTTGGAGGGGATGAGTTCGTTATCTGGATGTATAGGGTCGATAATGTCAAAGTAGCGGAAGATGCTGCCGGCCGGATTCTGAAGGCGGCCTATGATGAGACGGGAATAAGTCTCAGCATCGGTATTGCCATGGCAGAGCCCGGAGAGAAAAATTATGACACAGTGATGAAGAGGGCGGATGAGGCACTCTACCGGGCTAAGGCGAAAGGAAAAAATCAGTATGCGGTCTACAGTGAAGACACGAGGTCTTCCAGCACTTCCTCGACGGAATCGGTGACATAG
- a CDS encoding xylulokinase produces MSDIIKAIASGKTALGIEFGSTRIKAVLVGEDNAPAASGSHDWENRLVDGIWTYDLDEVWSGLQDCYRKLAEDVKARYGIVLERVGAIGFSAMMHGYMAFDEKDELLVPFRTWRNTITEQASRELMSVFRYNVPQRWSIAHLYQAILNGEEHVADVRFFTTLAGYVHWKLTGRKVLGVGDASGMFPIDTVSKNYNNRMIGQFNELVAHKGYPWKLEELLPQVLLAGEDAGTLTEEGAGLLDPSGHLRAGIPLCAPEGDAGTGMAATNSVAVRTGNVSAGTSVFAMAVLEKELSKVYEEIDMVTTPDGNLVAMVHCNNCTSDLNAWVGLFGEFAESFGIEADTDRLFSTLYQKALEGDADCGGLLAYNYFSGEHITGFEAGRPLFVRTPKSRFNLANFMRVHLFTSLGALKTGMDILLKSEGVKLDTMLGHGGLFKTKGVGQQIMAAAIDTPVSVMETAGEGGAWGIALLAAYRREQTGEALADWLSANVFGGDIGTKIKPAPADVEGYETFMRRYAAGFPIERAAIDHLE; encoded by the coding sequence ATGAGTGATATTATAAAAGCGATCGCGTCCGGAAAGACGGCGCTTGGGATCGAGTTCGGCTCAACCCGTATCAAGGCAGTGCTCGTCGGGGAGGACAATGCCCCTGCTGCGTCCGGAAGCCATGACTGGGAGAACCGGCTTGTGGACGGCATATGGACGTATGATCTGGATGAGGTGTGGAGCGGGCTTCAGGACTGTTACCGTAAGCTGGCGGAAGATGTAAAGGCCAGGTACGGGATCGTTCTTGAACGCGTGGGCGCCATCGGCTTCAGTGCCATGATGCACGGTTATATGGCATTTGATGAAAAGGATGAACTGCTTGTCCCCTTCCGCACATGGAGAAATACCATTACAGAGCAGGCGTCGAGAGAGCTTATGAGCGTATTCCGTTATAATGTCCCGCAGAGGTGGAGCATTGCACATCTTTATCAGGCCATCTTAAACGGAGAAGAGCACGTGGCGGATGTCCGCTTCTTCACAACACTGGCGGGGTATGTGCACTGGAAACTGACCGGAAGGAAGGTGCTGGGGGTGGGAGATGCCTCCGGCATGTTCCCCATCGACACTGTAAGTAAGAATTACAACAACCGCATGATCGGGCAGTTTAATGAACTGGTGGCGCATAAAGGCTATCCATGGAAATTAGAGGAACTGCTCCCACAGGTGCTTCTGGCAGGGGAAGACGCAGGCACCCTCACAGAAGAGGGCGCCGGACTTCTCGATCCGTCCGGACACTTAAGGGCCGGAATCCCGCTGTGTGCCCCGGAGGGAGACGCAGGGACCGGGATGGCGGCAACAAACAGCGTGGCCGTGCGGACCGGCAATGTATCGGCAGGTACGAGTGTATTTGCCATGGCAGTCCTGGAAAAGGAGCTGTCCAAAGTGTACGAAGAAATCGACATGGTGACGACTCCCGACGGGAACCTGGTGGCCATGGTGCACTGTAATAACTGTACTTCTGACTTGAATGCCTGGGTGGGACTGTTTGGAGAATTCGCGGAGAGCTTTGGCATAGAAGCAGATACGGACCGGCTGTTTAGCACGCTGTATCAGAAAGCGCTGGAAGGAGACGCGGACTGCGGCGGACTTCTGGCGTATAACTATTTCTCGGGAGAGCATATCACCGGATTTGAGGCGGGACGTCCGCTGTTTGTAAGGACGCCAAAGAGCAGGTTCAACCTGGCCAATTTCATGCGCGTGCATCTCTTTACGTCTCTCGGCGCTCTTAAGACGGGCATGGACATCCTGCTGAAGAGTGAGGGCGTGAAGCTTGACACGATGCTCGGGCACGGCGGGCTGTTCAAGACAAAGGGCGTAGGGCAGCAGATCATGGCGGCCGCCATTGATACCCCAGTGTCTGTCATGGAGACAGCGGGAGAAGGCGGAGCATGGGGAATCGCGCTTCTGGCAGCTTACAGGCGGGAACAGACCGGGGAAGCGCTGGCAGACTGGCTGTCCGCAAATGTGTTTGGCGGCGATATAGGAACGAAGATCAAGCCTGCCCCGGCGGACGTGGAAGGTTATGAGACATTTATGAGACGTTACGCGGCCGGCTTTCCGATCGAAAGGGCAGCGATAGATCATTTGGAATAG
- a CDS encoding Cof-type HAD-IIB family hydrolase → MIQLVASDLDGTILQNDAQHVSPRIFELIMELKRKGILFAAASGRQYSNLRGLFEPVKDEISYIAENGSLCIHKGQVLSRGIIERELGLEILDSIKEYGKCDCFLSCESGGYMDSDNAEFIRHMTEVVKFDIRHVDDLKKIQEPFLKIAVCSFSGTHDMAPFFKDRFHGRINVVTSGNLWVDFIVPDATKGNALSALLDHLHIPVENCMAFGDQYNDVEMLQLAGEGYAMSNAAPGIAYYSDYVTDSVEEVLEDLVSSL, encoded by the coding sequence ATGATACAATTAGTCGCCAGCGACCTCGACGGGACGATACTGCAGAACGACGCCCAGCATGTAAGTCCCAGAATATTTGAACTTATTATGGAATTAAAGCGGAAAGGGATCCTCTTTGCGGCAGCCAGCGGCAGACAATACAGTAATCTGCGCGGTCTCTTCGAGCCGGTCAAAGACGAGATCTCTTATATTGCCGAGAACGGTTCCCTCTGCATACACAAAGGCCAGGTTCTCTCACGCGGTATCATTGAGAGAGAACTCGGCCTTGAAATTCTCGATTCGATCAAAGAATATGGAAAATGTGACTGTTTTCTGTCCTGTGAATCCGGCGGATACATGGATTCCGACAACGCGGAATTCATCCGGCACATGACAGAGGTCGTAAAATTTGATATACGCCATGTGGATGACCTGAAAAAGATACAGGAGCCTTTCCTTAAGATTGCTGTCTGCAGTTTCTCCGGCACCCATGATATGGCGCCTTTTTTTAAGGACCGTTTCCACGGCAGGATCAACGTCGTAACCTCCGGCAATCTGTGGGTCGACTTTATCGTGCCGGATGCGACGAAGGGAAACGCTCTGTCTGCTCTTCTGGATCATCTCCATATACCGGTTGAAAACTGCATGGCGTTCGGAGACCAGTATAACGATGTAGAGATGCTGCAGCTAGCCGGAGAAGGCTACGCCATGTCAAATGCCGCTCCCGGGATCGCCTATTATTCTGACTATGTCACCGATTCCGTCGAGGAAGTGCTGGAAGACCTCGTGTCTTCACTGTAG
- a CDS encoding L-ribulose-5-phosphate 4-epimerase produces MLEQLKREVYEANMQLPEYGLVTFTWGNVSGIDREKGLFVIKPSGVAYDRLKPEDMVVMDLEGHKVEGGYRPSSDTDTHVVLYNCFADIGGVVHTHSSWAACWAQAGRDIPCYGTTHADYIYGSVPCVRNLTREEIEEAYERNTGVLIADEFELRDLDHNATPAVLCKNHGPFTWGKDASEAVHHAVVLEEVARMAARCEAINPGVKPAPRELQDKHYYRKHGADAYYGQKQ; encoded by the coding sequence ATGCTGGAGCAGTTAAAGCGGGAAGTATACGAGGCGAACATGCAGCTTCCGGAATATGGACTTGTCACGTTTACATGGGGCAATGTAAGTGGTATTGACCGTGAAAAGGGACTTTTTGTCATCAAACCGAGCGGTGTCGCGTACGACAGACTTAAGCCGGAAGATATGGTAGTCATGGATCTGGAGGGGCATAAGGTGGAAGGCGGTTATCGGCCTTCTTCCGATACGGATACCCATGTGGTATTGTACAACTGCTTTGCGGATATCGGCGGAGTCGTGCATACGCACTCGTCCTGGGCGGCCTGCTGGGCACAGGCCGGACGGGATATTCCGTGCTACGGGACGACCCATGCGGATTACATCTACGGAAGTGTGCCCTGTGTGAGAAACCTTACGAGGGAGGAGATCGAGGAGGCGTACGAAAGAAATACAGGCGTCCTCATTGCAGATGAATTTGAACTGCGTGATCTGGATCACAATGCCACACCTGCGGTACTGTGTAAGAACCACGGGCCGTTCACGTGGGGAAAAGACGCCTCGGAGGCGGTACATCATGCAGTGGTACTGGAGGAAGTGGCCAGGATGGCGGCGCGCTGTGAGGCCATCAATCCGGGCGTTAAGCCGGCGCCCCGGGAACTCCAGGATAAGCATTATTACAGAAAGCACGGCGCGGATGCTTACTATGGACAGAAGCAGTAA
- the rhaD gene encoding rhamnulose-1-phosphate aldolase, with product MKNILESPIITEICDMTANMYRLGWDERNGGNISWLLDEQELAEYLDLSQVIRNIPIAFDAAELAGRIFLVTGTGKYFKNVTGNPQENLGIVRVASNGTELELLWGFEGGALPTSEFPTHLMNHMARLKADPEHRIVMHCHPANTIAMTFVHSIDDREFTCTLWQMITECIVVFPDGVGVVPWMVSGTNDIGEATARKIKDCRLVVWAHHGIFGTGRTLDEAFGLIETVEKAAQIYMKIAHLDIKNTIPKEQLKALAETFHAVPREGWLD from the coding sequence ATGAAAAATATATTAGAGTCACCAATCATAACCGAAATCTGTGATATGACAGCCAACATGTACCGTCTCGGGTGGGATGAGAGAAACGGGGGCAATATAAGCTGGCTTCTTGACGAACAGGAACTCGCAGAATACCTGGACCTTTCACAGGTCATCCGCAATATTCCGATAGCGTTTGACGCCGCAGAGCTTGCCGGACGTATTTTTCTCGTAACAGGTACCGGAAAATACTTCAAAAATGTGACCGGGAACCCGCAGGAGAATCTCGGTATCGTCCGCGTGGCTTCAAACGGTACAGAACTGGAACTTCTCTGGGGCTTTGAAGGAGGAGCGCTTCCCACAAGCGAATTCCCCACCCACCTTATGAACCACATGGCAAGACTGAAAGCAGACCCGGAACACAGGATCGTGATGCACTGCCATCCTGCAAACACCATTGCCATGACCTTTGTGCACTCCATAGATGACCGCGAATTCACTTGCACGCTCTGGCAGATGATCACAGAATGCATCGTTGTATTTCCCGACGGTGTGGGCGTCGTGCCGTGGATGGTCTCCGGCACAAACGATATCGGAGAAGCCACAGCCCGGAAGATCAAAGACTGCCGGCTCGTCGTATGGGCACATCACGGCATCTTCGGCACGGGCCGCACGCTGGATGAGGCTTTCGGACTGATAGAGACTGTAGAGAAAGCTGCACAGATCTATATGAAGATCGCCCATCTGGACATCAAAAACACCATACCGAAAGAACAGCTGAAAGCGCTCGCCGAAACCTTCCATGCAGTACCAAGAGAAGGCTGGCTTGATTAA
- the rpiB gene encoding ribose 5-phosphate isomerase B, whose protein sequence is MKIGIGNDHAAVDMKNEVVEFLKEKGYEVVNFGTDKKESSNYPEYGRKVAEAVAAGEVDLGILICGTGVGISLAANKVKGIRAVVCSEPYSAKLSRQHNNTNVLAFGARVIGIELAKMIIEEWLNAEFMGGRHQDRIDMITEIENENE, encoded by the coding sequence ATGAAAATTGGAATTGGCAACGACCATGCGGCAGTCGATATGAAGAATGAAGTGGTGGAATTTCTCAAAGAAAAAGGTTATGAAGTAGTAAATTTCGGCACGGATAAGAAAGAGAGCAGCAATTATCCGGAATACGGCAGGAAGGTGGCGGAGGCGGTCGCCGCAGGGGAGGTTGATCTGGGAATTCTCATCTGCGGAACCGGAGTCGGGATATCCCTTGCAGCCAACAAAGTGAAAGGAATTCGCGCAGTCGTTTGTTCGGAGCCATATTCTGCGAAACTGTCCAGACAGCATAACAATACGAATGTGCTGGCGTTCGGAGCGCGTGTCATCGGCATTGAACTGGCAAAGATGATAATAGAAGAATGGCTGAATGCAGAGTTTATGGGAGGCAGACATCAGGACCGTATCGATATGATAACGGAAATTGAAAATGAAAACGAATAA
- a CDS encoding SDR family oxidoreductase: MYLQDIFGLDGKVAVVTGGGRGIGQVIACGLAKAGAEVVVISRSGAEETVRMIEKDGGKSYDLRADVTDEPQVEQALASILERSGTIDILFNNAGICMHQSTMEATVEEFRQVVDTNLTGEFIMARAVGRIMIERGIKGSIINMASMSGTIVNIPQWQCSYNASKAGVIHLTKSLAVEWAQYGIRVNSLSPGYIATPMSVDLSPQELIDAWIPLMPLGRMGKPEELIPPVLYLASDASGYTTGSDLIVDGAYSCQ, from the coding sequence ATGTATTTACAGGATATATTTGGACTGGACGGCAAGGTAGCCGTCGTGACCGGAGGAGGACGGGGCATCGGCCAGGTGATCGCCTGCGGCCTCGCAAAAGCAGGGGCAGAGGTCGTTGTGATCTCACGTTCCGGGGCAGAAGAGACTGTGCGTATGATCGAAAAAGACGGCGGAAAATCTTATGACCTGAGAGCAGATGTCACAGATGAGCCTCAGGTGGAGCAGGCGCTTGCCTCCATCCTGGAGCGCTCCGGAACTATTGATATACTTTTCAACAATGCGGGCATCTGCATGCATCAGTCGACGATGGAGGCGACCGTGGAGGAATTCCGTCAGGTAGTGGATACAAACCTGACAGGAGAATTCATTATGGCGCGGGCTGTGGGGCGCATTATGATCGAGCGCGGCATCAAAGGCAGCATCATCAACATGGCGTCCATGTCCGGAACCATCGTGAACATCCCGCAGTGGCAGTGTTCCTACAACGCCTCCAAAGCAGGCGTCATCCACCTGACAAAGTCACTGGCCGTCGAGTGGGCGCAGTACGGCATCCGGGTCAACTCTCTCAGCCCGGGCTACATCGCTACTCCGATGTCCGTCGACCTGTCGCCGCAGGAATTGATCGACGCGTGGATCCCGCTCATGCCGCTTGGCCGGATGGGAAAACCGGAAGAACTTATTCCTCCGGTGCTTTACCTTGCCTCCGATGCGTCGGGGTATACGACAGGGAGTGATCTCATCGTAGATGGAGCGTATTCCTGCCAGTAA
- the araA gene encoding L-arabinose isomerase, giving the protein MIKSKEYKFWFCTGSQDLYGEECLAHVAEHSRRIVEALNASGALPYEVVWKPTLITNELIRKTFNEANTDETCAGVITWMHTFSPAKSWILGLQEYRKPLLHLHTQFNEEIPYDTIDMDFMNENQAAHGDREYGHIFSRLRMERKVVAGYWADPKVQKKIGSWMRTAVGVIESSHVRVMRIADNMRNVAVTEGDKVEAQIKFGWEVDTYPVNEIAEAVAEVSKSDIGTLVEEYYDKYDILLEGRDEKEFREHVAVQAGIEIGFERFLEERDYQAIVTHFGDLGSLKQLPGLAIQRLMEKGYGFGGEGDWKTAAMVRIMKIMTEGVKDARGTSFMEDYTYNLIPGKEGILQAHMLEVCPSVAEGPISIKCQPLTMGDREDPARLVFTSKEGPAVAASLIDLGDRFRLIINDVDCKKTEKPMPKLPVATAFWTPQPDLQTGAEAWILAGGAHHTAFSYDLSAGQLGDWADAMGIEAVYIDKNTEIRQFKNELRWNAAAYKLGI; this is encoded by the coding sequence ATGATAAAAAGCAAAGAATATAAGTTTTGGTTTTGTACCGGTTCTCAGGATCTGTACGGGGAGGAATGTCTGGCGCATGTAGCGGAGCATTCCCGCAGGATCGTGGAGGCTTTAAATGCTTCCGGAGCTCTTCCGTATGAGGTCGTCTGGAAACCGACACTGATCACCAATGAACTGATCAGAAAGACATTCAATGAGGCCAATACCGATGAGACGTGCGCGGGCGTTATCACGTGGATGCATACGTTCTCCCCGGCCAAATCATGGATCCTCGGGCTGCAGGAGTACAGAAAGCCGCTGTTGCACCTGCATACGCAGTTCAATGAGGAGATACCGTACGATACCATTGACATGGACTTTATGAATGAAAATCAGGCGGCGCACGGTGACCGTGAATACGGCCATATCTTCAGCCGGCTCAGGATGGAGCGTAAAGTGGTGGCCGGATACTGGGCGGATCCCAAGGTCCAGAAGAAGATCGGTTCGTGGATGCGCACGGCGGTCGGCGTCATTGAGAGCAGTCACGTGCGCGTAATGCGTATTGCCGACAATATGAGAAATGTTGCAGTGACGGAAGGGGATAAGGTGGAGGCTCAGATCAAATTCGGCTGGGAAGTGGACACCTATCCGGTCAATGAGATAGCAGAAGCAGTAGCGGAAGTCTCAAAGAGTGACATCGGCACACTCGTAGAAGAATATTATGACAAATATGACATTTTACTTGAAGGAAGAGATGAGAAAGAGTTCCGGGAGCATGTGGCGGTTCAGGCAGGGATCGAAATTGGGTTTGAGAGATTTCTGGAAGAGAGGGACTATCAGGCGATCGTCACGCATTTCGGCGACCTCGGTTCTTTAAAGCAGCTTCCCGGACTTGCCATTCAGAGACTTATGGAAAAGGGGTACGGATTCGGCGGCGAGGGAGACTGGAAGACAGCCGCCATGGTCCGTATCATGAAGATCATGACGGAGGGGGTGAAAGACGCCAGGGGAACATCTTTCATGGAAGACTATACGTATAACCTTATTCCGGGAAAAGAAGGAATTCTTCAGGCGCACATGCTGGAAGTGTGTCCGTCCGTCGCGGAAGGACCGATAAGCATCAAGTGTCAGCCGCTTACAATGGGAGACCGGGAAGATCCGGCCCGCCTTGTATTTACTTCAAAGGAAGGACCGGCAGTGGCAGCGTCACTTATCGATCTGGGAGACAGGTTCCGTCTCATCATCAATGATGTAGACTGTAAAAAGACAGAAAAACCAATGCCGAAGCTGCCGGTCGCTACGGCATTCTGGACTCCGCAGCCAGATCTTCAGACTGGAGCCGAGGCGTGGATCCTCGCCGGCGGAGCCCACCACACGGCATTTTCCTATGACCTGAGCGCCGGACAGCTGGGAGACTGGGCTGATGCTATGGGAATCGAGGCAGTCTATATTGATAAAAATACAGAGATAAGACAGTTTAAAAATGAGCTCAGGTGGAATGCGGCGGCCTATAAGCTGGGGATTTAG